Part of the Rana temporaria chromosome 11, aRanTem1.1, whole genome shotgun sequence genome, ATTGAGTTTAAATTTACAGTAATAGCGTGTTTCTTCCAGGATTCCTCGCTGAGTTTGTTTGCAAACTGGTATGCAGTACTTACAAGTCTGTGGTTTCATTGACATATTCTCTTCCTCTCCTGCGGTTTTTAATTGAAATTCCTACGGCTCGGAGAATCTCCTGTaaagaaagaagaaaatgaaataaataaaacttttgtgaTTTCCTTCACAAAAAAAAGCTGCTCaagtacgattttttttttacatttttttatttagctggaTCATTTGGAAATAATTAGTTTGAGATTTAAAGTTTATCTTGCACAAAATAAGATTGACTTTAGATGTAGGATTGgagaaaatgcaatatttaattCTGGAGGTAATTAAATCGTCACTCGTAATATTTGTGCCTGGTCTGGCTTGGGAAAAGAGCTCTAATCTAATAAAGCATCATTGCTTATCAGAGCCATCTTTCAATAGTTTGTTTAAATGTCATGCTTTTATGTATTAATATTTTATGAATGCGAGTCATGCAGAGAAAATATGTATACTGTATTTTACATTTCTAAAGTTTAGTTTTCTTCCAAGAAAAGCTTCACTGTTTGTGTTATAATTCTTACCTACTAAAAGGGATAATGaaaactcttcttttttttttttttttttttttttttaagtttattatttATTGGAGAAAAGTTTTCAAGGCAGCAATCATGTCGCAGTCAGCTATTGAATTTTTGGATATGAAGATCAATCATACCAGATGTGGACAAAGAGCGAGGCGGGCAAAAGACTCTGACCGTATCTGTTCAGCAGTGGGATGTGACGATATCCTTTACTAATGCAGGTCACAGGCAGAGTGTACTGGCCCACAAATTTATTCCCAACCACTGGAATGTGGTCCTGCAAGCAGAATCGAATCATTGCCAACTCCGGAACCTTAATGGCGAAGAGGAAAGACTTGTTCCACTGAGGGTTAAAGGCATTATTTTTTGCGACCCGGGTCTTTTTTCTGCATTGGTCAGGTGGTACTCCATGAATCTCCAAAGTCACAACTGGGTTGGCTGTGTTGGTTTTAGATAAGTTgcttggaggaagaagaaacccACTAATCACCTTAATATGGAGGTAAAATGGCCTGTGAGTTAGAAGATTATTTGGATCAAATGTGCAATCTAAATCACAAAGGAAATCCGGCTTTAGAACATATCCGCATCTGCCATTATCCTGGAACCTTCCATCCTGCAGATCCATTGGGACTCCTGGACTCTGCATATTCAATGCAACCATCTGACAGCCAACATTCCAGAATTCCTGAGGCTGTAGATTAGAGGAATCAATTCGAGATGCCTTGGGATAGATTCTGGTTAGAAAATTCTTGGTATGATAGATAAAGTCCTGAGCTGAGTGCCGGACCAGCTGCTGCGcctttggccccatacacacgatagaatttatccgcagatacggttcagcggaccgtatccgcggataaatcctctctaagatttcagaggatttcaatgcgatggcgtgtacacaccatcgcattgaaatccgcgctgaaatcctctgccgatgacgtgtcgcgccgtcgccgctattatgacgcggcgacgggcgcgacactgtcatataaggaattccacgcatgcgtctattcattacggcgcgtgcggggaatccctttggacggatggatccggtaagtctgtacagacgagcggatccatccgttggaatggattccagcagatagatattctgtgcatgtcgacaaatatttatctgctggaaatccattccaggggagatttatctgcggatagatatccgacggagtgtacacaccataggatctatccgcagaaacccatttgatgggatttatctgcggatagattctatggtgtgtatggggcctttctCTCGGACACTGAATTATTTTCATAGAATTTCTGGTAGGATTGGGAATGCTGGAAACTGACAAACTTCTTCGCTTTGATGTAATTGACCAGATCTGACAGCGTTGGTGCgatctccttaaagtggaggttcacccaaaaaactattttttttaacattagattgaggctcgttttgtcaaggggaatcgggtgttttttttataatcgaagctgtacttaccgttttagagatgcatcttctccgccgcttccgggtatgggctgcgggactgggcattcctatttgattgacaggcttccgacggttgcatacatcgcgtcacgattttctgaaagtagccgaacgtcggtgcgcaggcgccgtatagagccacaccgacgttcggctactttcggctactcatgacgcgatgtatgcgaccgtcggaagcctgtcaatcaaataggaacgcccagtcccgaagaccatacccagaagcggcggagaagatcgctctctaaaacggtaagtactgcttcgattttaaaaaaaactacccgattccccttcacaaaatgagcatcaatctaatgttaaaaaatttgggTTGAACTCGGATGTCCTGGCCCTCCAAGaagcttaactacttgccgaccagccgccgcagttatatggcggcaggtcggctcccctacacgaggtcacgtagatctacgtcacctcgcgcaggtcggctcccctgtgcgaggtcacgtagatctacgtcacctcgcgcaggtcggctcccctgcgcgaggtcacgtagatctacgtcacctcGCGCAGGtgggctcccctgcgcgaggtcacgtagatctacgtcacctcgcgaagCGGGCACTAGGGGCACGGGTGTGCCGCCAGAGGCGCGCGcgtccccgctcgcccctgatgccgacgcgcgtgcccagcgggtgcgatcaccgccgggcacccgcgatcgatcattacagagcgagaaccaggagctgtgtgtgtaaacacacagctcccggtcctgtcagggggggggaaatgacctatcgtctgttcatacaatgtatgaacagcgatttgtcatttccccatgtcagtcccaccccccttcagttagaacacacccagggaacatgattaaccccttcctcgcccctagtgttaaccccttcgctgccagtggcatttttatagtaatcaatgcatttttatagcaatgatcgctataaaaatgccaatggtcccaaaaatgtgtcaaaagtgtccgaagtgtccgccataatgtcgcagtaccgatacaaatcgctgatcgccggcattactagtaaaaaaaatatattaataaaaatgccataaaactatttcctattttgtaaacgctataacttttgcgcaaaccaatcaataaacgattattgcgatttttttaacgaaaatgtagaagaatatgtatcggccaaaactgaggaaaacatttttttttatatatttttgggggatatttattatagcaaaaaataaaaaatattgcatttttttcaaaattgttgctctatttttgtttatagcgcaaaaacgaaaaaccgcagagatgatcaaataacaccaaaagaaagctctatttgtgggaaaaaaggacgccaattttgtttgggagccaagtcgcacgaccgcgcaattgtcagttaaagcgacgcagcgccgaatcgcaaaaagtggcccggtcattgaccagcaatatggtccggggctgaagtggttaaagccaaatTCTGGTCAAGTTTTAAAAATCTGTAAAAGTAAAAGGCCCCCAGACAAGCTAAAAAATACTGGCTGCAATACTCACTTTAATCCAAATCAGTCCGCAAAGTAATTATCTTTTACCACAAGGTGCCCTGGGGCATCATTAAACCCTGAAGACTGGAGATATACTATGAATAAATGAGTGGCATGGCCATACCCCCTTTAGGGGACATTACTACAGCAACCTACATTTACAGTGTATTGAAAAAAAGAGCCAAACTTATATCATCATGGCAATACCACTAAATGTGTCAGCAGAGGACCACTCAGGGCTGGAGAAGAGGTTGAGAAGAAGATCCAGTGTATCAAATTTGCCTGAAGACATCTGACAAAGGTAAGAATACAAAACACAAACCAAAACATAcatttattaccaaaagtattgggatgcttaCCTTTACACACATATCAACTTTAATGgcatgagttggcccaccctttgcagatataacagcctcaactcatctgggaaggctgtccacaagctttaagagtgtgtctatgggaatatttgaccattcttccagaagcacatttgtgaggtcaggcactaatgttggacgagaaggcctggcttgcagtctgcactctaattcatcccaaaggtgttctatcggttaggactttgtgcaggccagtcaatttcctccaccccaaactcgctccttcatgtctttatggaccattGCAGTCAGTCTCTATATGGTATATCTGTGTTTCAAGTTATCCATCTACTATTTTGATGACTAAATCCAGAAAGTTTACCtcaactatactatactatacagtACGTAACACTAAAAGCTAAATTCTGGGTTGTCCAGTTAAGCTATAAATTCGGTTgcgacacaaacacacacacaaacacacacacaaacaggcAGTCATATTATACCTTTTCCACCTGACCAGATCAGAACAAAACCCTATGGTTGATATGGCTCCCATAAACAAGTTGGCATACAATGGTGCAACCTTACAACCCATCGTTGATCTCCTAATTTGCCTATAATGAGCACCCTTAAACCAACAGGTGTTATTCTCAGGGACCAGTCTATTAGCTTCCAACACAACATTGGCATTCCTTGACCCAACAGAGAATTCTCTAAAGCTTTTTTAACATCCTCTGCTCCTCTCTTATGTTTCAATCATTTTATATAGTAATTTGACAGCACAGGTGTAATGGAACCGCTtaccacactccgcttgagtgcttctgtcAGTCTACAGCCTCCTTCAGTCTAAACATCATAGATCAAATATTATAACCGATTGTACAAGACTAGCCGACAATAGCTTCTATGAACATGGAACACATTTATTGAAACGcaaacagaatatatatatatatatatatatataatatatatatatatatataatagacacagggtaactTACACATAAGAGgtacatggggagctgaaacaagggtttcccaacctcttCAAGGAAAACTGGTTTTCACGCCCCCCCACCGCCCAAAGTGCTTACTATCACAACAGGTCTCCTCGGTATACCTAAGATTTATGTAACCCCTCACCTTTTTATTAATGATGTCATCCTCATACACTTTTTTGAGTATTATGCTCACATTTTTTAATATCTGTACTATCAGGTCACTGCAGGAAAACCTTTCAGGTCCATGCATTTATGATAATGATTAGTTCTTCACCAGAGAAATTCTGGTAAAATTCATATTCactgctttaataaataaataaatagacccCCTACATGTCATCAAAATAAATTGTAGGTGGTTCTAGGAACACAATTaatgtataactaaaggcaaaacattttttttttggttttgggtagcgtggagaggaattagaacaccTATTTTTGCTTTCTATGCCCTAGTTAAAGAGATTCATCCTCTGTATttctcctgtttaccattatcattgaaagtcaaaataaagaaaatcccaaattttgggttgtccccaaaaaagtattaGAGGGGAATTTTCCAAAGTGGACACTAGTTCTGTTGACCTGGGTGTCCCCAAGGGATTTCATTAGTTTTCAGGgacttctcctcacttcctgtatggcttagggacagaaagtgaagagaaatctctgaaATGGGAGAAATAAAATCTGACAGGTGCTATAACccaccttactctatccaaaatggaaaaaaaaaaagttttgcctatagttctacgttAAGCTCCTAAAAATTGCCTGTGTggcttaccgtattttccggcgtataagacgactttttgcatccaaaatcatgccccaaaagtcgggggtcgtcttatacgccgggtacctgttgtcagatggcggccatccattattcaaaagcagcgcctcctcctctgactgttccatgataggcggaacactaattttcccagcagagcctctgttcagtgttccgcctatcacggatgccttctcatcgagaggacatccgtgataggcggaacactgaacagaggctctgctgggaaaattagtgttccgcctatcacggaacagcctgaggaggaggcacggcttttgaataatggaattgccgccgtctgacatacgctgcaaacaggagaaggtagggagatcgtcgaggcagggaatggaatggcacagtgaggcatgtatagatggaacagtgaggcatgtatagatggcacagtgaggcatgtattgatggcacagtgaggcatgtattgatggcacagtgaggcatgtatagatggcacagtgaggcatgtatagatggcacagtgaggcatgtaatgaaggcacagtgaggcatgtatagatggcacagtgaggcatgtatagatgtcacagtaaggcatgtataatggcacagtgaggcatgtataatggcacagtgaggcatgtatagatagcacagtgaggcatgtataatggcacagtgaggggtcatcttatacagtgagtatatcccaaaaccaacattttagctggaaaattagggggtcatcttatacacccagtcgtcttatacgccggcaaatacggtaagccTTGGTGATGGACATTTGGATCTTGACAGACTGAAATTTAAACAGGTACACCCAATTTGTCTGGAAAATTGTTAGCCACAACATTATCATTATTTTTCTACAACATTGACTGAGAAAAAACATGCCAAAAAATGTCTCCTGAAAAGTTacctgttagtgcaaataaaagtaATATCTCAATTGTTTCCTTATAGTTGCTAAAAGATGCAAGTGAGCCTTTTTCTGCTCATCTTCAGATTCCTTTACAGTTGAGCAAAATATGTCAAGATGCACTGTTGTCGCCATTTCTTCATAGCGTCCTCAGCACTTATCAATCAGGCATTTCCCTATTGAATAAAATTAGATCTTGTAATCATCGTATGAAGATTATGATTACATTGGCATAATGTACAGCACTCAGGCTCATTTTAAAAACGGCACTAGTAGCTCTATAACCAGTGTCTAGTGCTTCAATAGAACATTTCTCCTAATAGGAACACAATCTTTGCAGTAATTGCTGTCTATGAACATACTTACACACATATTTAAAAGGCTTGCCATTGCTTTAGCATAGCAGTGTTCAGAAAACACAATTTACATATAACATGTTCAAGAGAACAGCGTAATACCAACTGGAATTTATTACTAAAGTGTCAGGTCATCTGCTGACAGCTTATCTCTCCAGGAGTTTGGTAGTGAAATCTCTGCTATCTTTGTTgtaccttttttttcatttttacattcACACAATGCTTGTGTATTCTCTGTTCCtctttcccattggaaaatgGACAAGACTGGAAGCAAGTGAGGGAGCTAGAGACTTTAGCAGTGGGATTTACATCAAGAGTCAGATCACCCTAAAGCAACCTAGACAGGAGGTGGATATCCAGCTACAACCTTTATTCCTTTGcaattaatagacatgtgcatttgttttcgtccgaatacattttcgtccgaatttcggagAATTTCGCATTCATTTTAACACACgttaacgaacgtgcagaatccgaaagatccgaaataaaaaatgctttattttcgtttcttTGCGACAacagttaagcctcatacacacgatcagtccatccgaaggaccgttgtcatcggttaaccgatgaagctgactgatggtccgtcgtgcctacacaccatcggttaattaaccgatcgtgtcagaacgcggtgatgtaaaacacaacgtcgtgctgaaaaaacgaagttcaatgcttccaagcatgcgtcgacttgtttcttagcatgagcgggtttttaaccgatgcttttgcatactaacgatcggttttgacctatcggttaggcgtccatcggtttaattttaaagcaagctctcatttttttgaccgatggttaaataacctatggggcctacacacgatcggttttgaccgatgaaaacagtccttcagaccgttctcctctggcgatcctatcgtgtgtacgaggcctaagatataGATAGaaaatatgacatttttttttttctgttgaaaagcctgtggcgtgcaaaacacaacccaaaaacttcacccggtgcaggaaaatgcattttcgtccgaatttctgtgatttttgcatttgttttaacaaaccataatgaacgtgcagaatccgaaatcagaaagatccgacataaaaaaatgctttattttcgtttcgttgtgacaacagtttgatatagatagaaaatatgacatgacggtgacaatagcaatctgtgtctatcaaacttgtggtcgaatgtgcctaacctaactctattaacccaagattattctacatagagagaaaagatttgacattatagagacatgaagatttgacaaagcagctaaaaacatacgatcgtcaTTCGTCACAAACGGACATTTagggtcaaatgctccgcccatgggctatagaagaattctaatgttggttgactagtaattataattaataaatataattattagtagtcatacaacattagaattctactatagcttgtgggcggagcattcgaccgaaaatgtacgattgcggcgtcgtacagtttagctgctttgtcaaatcttcttagaacattcgacagacaccttaaaccttcaatgacagatttgaccttaattaattcagattttcagacaaatgcattttttaacaaaacaaaataaataaaatagaatttcgggagtaactaaataaatgtatttttcggacgaaaatttaatttagaaacaaaatatttcagtgtgcacatgtctagcaattGACCAGGTGGATGAAAAATTAATTGGTTAGTTTGGTAAGCCCAAAGTTTTGCACTTGTCTGACACTTTATATTGGAGGATGCACTTGTAGGCAGTTGGTGTCTGATAGGGAAGGGTAATGCCAATACTAAAAATGCAAATAGGGTGACTTCACTTTGCCTGTTGAAGTCCTCATAGATCGTTAATCAGAGAAATGAGAGTGGGCAGGGTTGCTACCATGCAAAAGGCACCCTTCTACCTAAATCTGCTTTATCAGCATTTCTGAACCATGATAGGAACATTTCAGGACCAACTTTTAAAGTAAGATTCCCGCTTTGCCCAAACAGGACAAATGCCAGGTTCTCATAATAGGAACTTTTTATAAAATTGTTAACCTTGAAAATAACTACAGTAGGTGTAACCAAGTCCGAGTAATGCTTAGGATTAATGCAGAGAAAGCTGGAGACTGGAAAAAAGAAGCAGATCTAATAATATCCCATAAATGACCTCCCTACTGTTTTGTGACCCTGGAAGTGCTTTGCTCCTGGATAGGAATGAGGTTCGGGTTTGGACTTATGCAAGATTCAGCCCTAACTTTGGGCGTTTGATGTTTGGCAAACAGACAAACTGAATGGGGTGTTAGGCCACCTGCAGAGCTAAACCTCTGGCTGCAGCGGGCAATTATACCTTTAGCGGTGATATTACTACCTcgccattttctttccacttcacaattatgtgccactttgtgttggtctatcacatatattccaaattaaataaatttgcgttttttggttgtaacatgaaaaatgttgaaaactttaaggggtatgaatactttttttatttttttttaattattctacCAATATTTTTGACAAACCAGTGATTTTCCAGAATGTTATATTTTGGGACCCGTTGATCAGTGTGAAAATATGCAACTTTTTGTTCCCCCAATTTAACTAATTTATTAAATGTTGTTATTATAGGTAGTTattaaaaatgggaaaaaaacttttaatacTGGCTGCTTGTGTTAATTtgtctctttaaatttttttaaattgctagttaaaattcttattttatttgtttgtgtaaaataactcaaaaaataaaatacacaaaaaaatatgcaaaaaaattgaaagacaTACAATAATTTTATGGCAGAGAATCGAGCCGAATGGGGGAGAGGTGACAAAGTagggaaagaaaatccattaCATTccttagtaaaaacagcacacatagTACACAAAAATACTGGTtaagcacacatttaaccctttgatcgtcctAGATgtgtaaccccttcccagccattgtcattagtatagtgatagtgcatatttttagcgctgatcaccggtcactggttcccacaaagtgatCACCGCAATTACTTACTATAATTACAGGATATATCCCATATCCCGCACCCGGAAGTGAGGTCAGAACTGCAGCACACCGTGGAAACTAGCTCCCTTCTCCAAGGTTCCGAGAGCGTTTGGTCCCCACCGCCGCTGCCGCCTGTGGAAAGGACTCAGCTAACTTCATTGCACGAGTGACGACTGCTCCCACCGGGATCACCGCGGATGACAAATCTATGTTGACATGCCTGATTTAATACTCGGTTTGTGAGTATGTTTTTTATACATCattgttttatttaataaatgctCACCTGCTATGCTTAGAAGGCGCcacttttctttctctctatatcccatagtttgaagatgatataacatttgtgcaaaccaatctttATATGCTtctatatgatttatttttttcaaaaatatttagcagaatacatattggccaaaattaattaagatttttttttttttattggatttgttttatagcagaaaaaaaagaaatatatattttttaaaaattgacagtttttttttgtttatagagcaaaaaataaaaacgccccctagtgtttaaccccttccctgccagtgtcaattacacagcattcagtgcatttttatagcactaatcgctgtatatatgacaacggtcccaaaatagcgtcaaaagtgtccaatgtgtccgctaaaatgtcacagtcacgataaaaatcgcaaatccccgccattactaataaaagaaaatgataaaacaatgccgtaaatctatcccctattttgtagatgctataacttttgcgcaaaccaatcaatttacgcctattgtgattttttttttaccaaaaatatgtaaaggaatacatttcggcctaaactgaggacattttttggatatttattatagcaaaaagttaaagatattggggcagattcagatagagatacgacggcgtatctcctgatactccgtcgtatctctgagatccgacagtcggatctatgcgcctgattcatagaatcaggttccgcatagatctccctaagatccgacaggtgtaagtgacttacacctttggatcttaggctgcaatcttccgctggccactaggtggcgcttccatttgtatacgcgacaaatatgcaaatgaggagatccgccgattcagaaacgaacgcccgccgcttttttttacgccatttgcgttcggctttttccggcggatagttacccctgctatatgcgccGTATcctatggtaagtatggccgtcgttcccgtgccgagttttgaattttttacgtcgtttgcgtaaatcggtCGCAAAtacagatggacgtaatttacgttcccgtctaaaccaatgacgtcctagcgacgtcatttggagcaatgcacgctgggaaatttagccggcggagcatgcgcagtacgatcggcgcggggacgcgcctgatttaaatagtaaactccccctagccgcggaatttgaattccgccgggggatttacgatccgccggcgcaactttcgaggcaaatgctttctgaatacagcacttgcctcaaaaacttgcgctggcggatcgtaaataagatagattacgcggatctaaagatccgcggaTCTATTTAAATCTGCCACATggtgttttcttttcaaaattgtctctatttttgtttatagcgcaaaaaagaaaaaccgcagaggtgatcaaataccaccaaaagaaagctctatttgtgggaaaaaaaggatgttttgttagggtacagcgtcacatgaccgcgcaattgtcagctaaggcgacacagtgccgaattgcaaaaaatggcacggtcattgggcagccaaacagggctgtcttaatgagagggcacatctGGGCACTGCATGAGGGGCCCctacactttccccaaagcagctttaCCTTGAGCCCactctgccccgaaattgggggccccatgatggtactgagagtaatagatacacaggggaggcagtctgcctcctaccttctTGATGTCTGTTTATCTGCACTGTCATCGTTGTAGGGGCCCTAGAGCataactttgcccaggggcccatgatgctattaagacggccctgcagcCAGAtcttccgggggctgaagtggttagggaTAGAAGAGATGTAGTATCTCTAGGTTAACAATGTGTTAAACTGGGAGCAGCAAAAAGTGTTACATTTACATGAGTAACCCCAGGTTGTGCAATCTGTGGTCTTGCCTGGCTGAAGAACAAAGCTACGATTGATTTGCATACCTGTGTCATATGCTACATAGAGCAGATCAAAGTAAACCAGCAGCAAAGTGCCTTTTTGATGATCCACTCATTTTTAACAATACATTTTAATGGCAGTGTAGTGATTGGGCGTGTTCTACCTGGATTCCAGAATCCGTGAGATAAAAGCACAGCATTGTATTCATTTACTTTTTAGATTGTATAATCATGTTATTATCTGAAACTAATACCACGCTGCTGAAATGTAGATAAAGTGTCCTGCAATGCATACAAAATACTCATTTGTTGAAGGCCATTAAGTTAATTTCCTGGGAACAAGATTAAATGCAAGGCATTTACATAATCATTAGTTGTAAGGTGTAGAATAGATAATTAAATATTCCACCACATTACTTTATATTTAATTAAGTGAGCTTTTGTGATCCTTTTGTTGGAATATGAATAGTAAGTAAATAAACATTTGTAGAAAATAACCACGGTGTAGTTTGTGACATTTAAAATAGTTTTATCtgacattttggaaaaaattgaCAGGATGTGCGAAGAACAATGCAATTACATTGGTGAAAGACATACAAACTAAAACATGCAGTGCTATGGTAACATAATATTTCAGGCATTTCACCGAATGTAAAAAGTAGAAGCTGAAAAACTAGATGAATGTTTCGTTATCAACTAATCAGTGCAGATGCATCATAAAGCACATTACACACAATTATCTAACTACAAATGTCTATAAAATAGGAAACCAACATCCCAATGTTCTAAAACAATATTAATTAATTCAATACTGTAATTCATTGATTCAATAACCTTTTCAAAACTGGGCGATTTCACCCCTGCCAAGGCCAACTTTCA contains:
- the LOC120916830 gene encoding 1-phosphatidylinositol 4,5-bisphosphate phosphodiesterase zeta-1-like, translated to MGPKAQQLVRHSAQDFIYHTKNFLTRIYPKASRIDSSNLQPQEFWNVGCQMVALNMQSPGVPMDLQDGRFQDNGRCGYVLKPDFLCDLDCTFDPNNLLTHRPFYLHIKVISGFLLPPSNLSKTNTANPVVTLEIHGVPPDQCRKKTRVAKNNAFNPQWNKSFLFAIKVPELAMIRFCLQDHIPVVGNKFVGQYTLPVTCISKGYRHIPLLNRYGQSLLPASLFVHIWYD